Proteins from a single region of Lonchura striata isolate bLonStr1 chromosome 34, bLonStr1.mat, whole genome shotgun sequence:
- the PSMB6 gene encoding proteasome subunit beta type-6, with protein sequence MAAVTVWEPRAGPAPAGPHREWTAEPVSTGTTIMAVEFDGGVVIGADSRTTTGAYIANRVTDKLTPVHDRIFCCRSGSAADTQAVADAVAYQLAFHSVELEEPPRVRTAARLFQQSCYRYREELSAGIIVAGWDPRRGGQVYVVPMGGLLLRQPFAVGGSGSSYIYGFLDATFKPGMSRSQCQEFVARALALAMVRDGSSGGVIRLAAITEEGVERTVLAGADLPWGDGGPPV encoded by the exons ATGGCGGCGGTGACGGTGTGGgagccgcgggccgggccggctcccGCCGGGCCGCACCGGGAATGGACGGCGGAGCCCGTCAGCACCGGC acCACCATCATGGCCGTGGAGTTCGACGGAGGCGTCGTCATAGGGGCCGACTCCCGAACCACCACCGG GGCCTACATAGCCAACCGGGTGACGGACAAACTGACCCCCGTGCACGACCGCATCTTCTGCTGCCGCTCGGGCTCAGCCGCCGACACGCAGGCGGTGGCCGACGCCGTGGCCTATCAGCTGGCCTTCCACAG cgTGGAGCTGGAGGAGCCGCCACGGGTGCGCACGGCCGCCCGCCtcttccagcagagctgctacCGCTACCGTGAGGAGCTCAGCGCCGGCATCATCGTCGCTGGCTGGGACCCGCGGCGGGGGGGACAG gTGTACGTGGTGCCGATGGGAGGGCTCCTCCTGCGCCAGCCCTTCGCTGTGGGGGGCTCAGGCAGCTCCTACATCTACGGATTCCTGGATGCCACATTCAAGCCTGGGATGAGCcgctcccagtgccaggaatTCGTTGCCCGTG CGCTGGCCCTGGCGATGGTGCGGGACGGCTCCAGCGGGGGTGTCATCAGGCTGGCAGCCATCACGGAGGAGGGAGTGGAAAGGACGGTCCTGGCCGGCGCTGACCTGCCCTGGGGTGATGGTGGCCCCCCTGTCTGA
- the SLC25A11 gene encoding mitochondrial 2-oxoglutarate/malate carrier protein: MAAVPAAQRPKTSPKSVKFLFGGLAGMGATVFVQPLDLVKNRMQLSGAGAKGREYRTSLHALGSILRHEGLRGIYTGLSAGLLRQATYTTTRLGIYSVLLERFGGADGTPPPFLAKAAMGMTAGAAGAFVGTPAEVALIRMTADGRLPPGERRGYHNVFDALVRMAREEGVLTLWRGCIPTMARAVVVNAAQLASYSQSKQFLLDSGHFRDDILCHFCASMISGLVTTAASMPVDIVKTRIQNMRTIDGKPEYRNGLDVLLKVVRYEGFFSLWKGFTPYYARLGPHTVLTFIFLEQMNKWYQRLFLSA; encoded by the exons ATGGCGGCGGTACCGGCGGCCCAGAGGCCCAAGACCTCCCCGAAATCCGTGAAGTTTCTCTTCGGCGGCCTGGCCGG GATGGGGGCTACAGTCTTCGTGCAGCCCCTGGACCTGGTGAAGAACCGGATGCAgctgagcggggccggggccaaAGGCCGGGAGTACCGGACGTCCCTGcacgctctggggtccatcctgcgCCACGAGGGACTGAGGGGCATCTACACGGG GCTATCAGCGGGGCTTCTACGCCAGGCCACCTACACCACCACCCGCCTGGGCATCTACAGCGTGCTCCTGGAGCGTTTTGGGGGGGCTGATGGGACCCCCCCTCCCTTCCTGGCCAAGGCAGCGATGGGCATGACAGCAGGGGCTGCGGGGGCCTTTGTGGGGACCCCGGCTGAGGTGGCCCTCATTCGCATGACAGCTGATGGCAG GCTACCCCCGGGCGAGCGCCGCGGGTATCACAACGTGTTCGACGCTCTCGTGAGGATGGCGAGGGAGGAGGGGGTGCTCACGCTGTGGAGG GGCTGTATCCCCACCATGGCCCGTGCCGTGGTGGTCAACGCCGCCCAGCTCGCCTCATACTCCCAATCCAAACAATTCTTGCTTGACTCCG GGCATTTCCGTGACGACATCCTGTGCCACTTCTGCGCCAGCATGATCAGTGGGCTGGTGACCACGGCCGCCTCCATGCCCGTTGACATCGTCAAGACCCG GATCCAGAACATGAGGACAATAGATGGGAAACCCGAGTACCGCAATGGGCTG gatGTGCTGCTGAAGGTGGTGCGGTATGAGGGCTTCTTCAGCCTCTGGAAGGGCTTCACCCCCTACTATGCCCGCCTGGGCCCCCACACCGTGCTCACCTTCATCTTTCTCGAGCAGATGAACAAGTGGTACCAGCGGCTCTTCCTCAGTGCCTGA
- the PFN1 gene encoding profilin-1, with the protein MSGWAPYVETLLADGTCQDAAIVGYRDTPAVWAAAPGKTFANITPAEVAALVGPERGPLLVQGLTLGGLRCSVIRDSLLVEGEHSMDLRTKGAAGAPTFNITAAITNKTIVLAMGKEGVHGGCVNKKCYEMANHLRRSQY; encoded by the exons atgaGCGGGTGGGCGCCCTACGTGGAGACGCTGCTGGCGGACGGCACCTGCCAGGATGCCGCGATCGTCGGCTATCGCGACACCCCCGCCGTCTGGGCCGCCGCCCCCGGCAAGACCTTCGCCAATATCACG CCAGCAGAGGTGGCGGCACTGGTGGGCCCCGAGCGGGGGCCGCTGCTGGTGCAGGGGCTGACGCTGGGGGGGCTGCGCTGCTCCGTCATCCGAGACTCGCTGCTGGTGGAGGGCGAGCACAGCATGGACCTGCGCACCAAGGGGGCTGCCGGAGCGCCCACCTTCAACATCACGGCTGCCATCACCAACAAGA CCATCGTGCTGGCCATGGGCAAGGAGGGCGTCCACGGCGGCTGCGTCAACAAGAAATGTTATGAGATGGCCAATCACCTGCGGCGCAGCCAGTActga
- the SPAG7 gene encoding sperm-associated antigen 7, with product MAELDLLGSILNSMERPPAAADGETRRRAREQAARMKKLQEQEKRQKVEFRKRMEQEVSQFIQATGEPRRRFQPMNKIERSILHDVAEVAGLTSFSFGDDEDSRYVMVFKKEFAPSDEELEAYRRGEEWDPARAEERRRLRELAAQQEEAELERGPTPPGPPNDYKDKYRHLIGSDAAKAAARTMEANKAYGCVPVANKRDTRSIEEAMNEIRAKKRLRQAEDEGGAGGGAGGPGV from the exons ATGGCGGAGCTGGACTTGCTGGGCTCCATCCTGAACTCCATGGAGCGGCCGCCCGCCGCGGCCGACGGCGAGACGCGGCGCCGGGCGCGGG AGCAAGCTGCTCGCATGAAGAAGCTGCAGGAGCAAGAGAAGCGGCAGAAGGTGGAGTTCAGGAAGAGG atGGAGCAAGAGGTGTCCCAGTTCATCCAGGCCACCGGGGAGCCCCGGCGCCGGTTCCAGCCCATGAACAAGATCGAGAGGAGCATCCT GCACGACGTGGCGGAGGTGGCCGGCCTGACGTCTTTCTCCTTTGGAGATGACGAGGACAGTCGCTATGTAATGGTGTTCAAAAAG GAGTTCGCGCCGTCGGACGAGGAGCTGGAGGCGTATCGGCGTGGGGAGGAATGGGACCCGGCCCGGGCTGAAGAGCGGCGGCGCCTCCGG gagctggcggCACAGCAGGAGGAAGCGGAGCTTGAGCGCGGTCCCACCCCCCCGGGGCCCCCCAACGACTACAAGGACAAATACCGGCACCTGATCGGCTCCGACGCCGCCAAGGCCGCCGCCCGCACCATGGAGGCCAACAAGGCGTACGGCTGCG TGCCGGTGGCCAACAAGCGGGACACGCGCTCCATCGAAGAGGCCATGAACGAGATCCGGGCCAAGAAGCGGCTGCGGCAGGCGGAGGACgagggcggggccggggggggtGCCGGGGGGCCCGGTGTGTGa
- the CAMTA2 gene encoding calmodulin-binding transcription activator 2, translating into MSSKDPPEVSERSHLKVFLPRKLVECLPKCPVLPKEQLRWNTNEEIASYLITFEKHDEWLSCSPKTRPQNGSVILYNRKKVKYRKDGYCWKKRKDGKTTREDHMKLKVQGVECLYGCYVHSSIVPTFHRRCYWLLQNPDIVLVHYLNVPAMEECGRPCAPRLCSPPLCAGAPPICAAAADPREWLKWSQEELVAQLRPMFHGVKWGCGNGGAAPGLSLEQLVQHVLERHQARPPPRTHACLCAGGLGAPGHKCSSTKHRIISPKVERGGEGGAPGDPPKPAPSSPDTTQPSPGLGGGTAPPEGPRAPPFPPAGGLPLLVVASLGGGAAPGGPEQPLGLTPSQHLVTPEGTCPTAPPPPAAFDPDCFLNSPRRGQTYGCEAEAPPGAPPPPPAAAPKLEEDEEEAEEEEEQEGKEGAVPQDPLCELSAAPLPQPPFPLPFPELLVGDTGVPPNLREPPHTPHLPSSPTGPPSDPPVAITDFSPEWSYPEGGVKVLITGPWGDPGAYSCLFDRTSVPAALVQPGVLRCYCPPHEAGVAALRVACPPRLLSAAAPFEYRARGAARGPPGAQLDWLALDEAQFRLSILERLEQLETRLGALPPPAPLPPPRGGPSETPPEQGPGSSFEARVVAICEAMMARPGWSGTSLGTSGTSMLAHGVTFRGMTLLHLAAAQGYASLVEALRRWRALAVESLELEQEIDPLNVDHFSCTPLMWACALGHREAAERLCRWDRRALAVPDTLGRLPLALARARGHLALVARLEELQMSPVSPRCHLPGLRIPSPLSASPDTGLSTASSLSSPSGLSEGPGSVPLPPGPPGPCEEDSWGVAVPPSPPEDALALPSDTLQAEVVTLARQIIEATPERIKQEAPGGPPGALGALGAAGGTPGTTGTPGPAGLGAAMAWLATYLESVDRPPAPANRAEAASRGSPGVPERPPPPSAAGWAEFLNASGGARGEGGAVALLTLSDQEQHELYEAARLVQGAFRKYRGRRLKEQQELAAAVIQRCYRKYKQLTWIALKFALFQRMTQAAILIQSKFRSYAEQKRFQRRRRAAVLIQQRFRSLRQHRCGQGHRGPLGTRGAGGRGVLTLRSVPPRSTFLTLKQDQAARKIMRFLRRCRHRMEELKQNKEVDSLQTRGLAS; encoded by the exons ATGAGCAGCAAGGACCCCCCCGAGGTCTCTG AGAGGAGCCACCTGAAGGTTTTCCTGCCACGGAAGCTGGTGGAATGTTTGCCCAAATGTCCCGTCCTGCCCAAGGAGCAGCTGCGCTGGAACACCAACGAG GAAATCGCCTCGTACCTCATCACCTTTGAGAAACACGACGAGTGGCTCTCGTGCTCCCCAAAAACCAG GCCGCAGAACGGGTCGGTGATCCTGTACAACCGGAAGAAGGTCAAGTACCGCAAGGACGGGTACTGCTGGAAGAAGCGCAAGGATGGGAAGACGACGCGTGAGGACCACATGAAGCTGAAGGTGCAGGGAGTGGAG TGCCTCTACGGCTGCTACGTCCACTCGTCCATCGTCCCCACCTTCCACCGCCGCTGCTACTGGCTGCTGCAG AACCCCGACATCGTCCTGGTGCACTACCTGAACGTGCCGGCCATGGAGGAGTGCGGCCGGCCCTGCGCCCCCCGGCTCTGCAGCCCCCCGCTCTGCGCCGGGGCCCCCCCGATctgcgccgccgccgccgacCCCCGCGAGTGGCTCAAGTGgtcccaggaggagctggtggCCCAGCTGCGCCCCATGT TCCACGGGGTGAAGTGGGGCTGCGGGAACGGGGGGGCTGCCCCCGGgctgtccctggagcagctggtgcAGCACGTCCTGGAGCGGCACCAGGCCCGGCCGCCACCCCGCACCCACGCCTGCCTCTGCGCCGGGGGGCTGG GCGCTCCCGGCCACAAGTGCAGCAGCACCAAACACCGCATCATCTCCCCCAAAGTGGAGCGGGGAGGCGAGGGGGGCGCGCCgggggacccccccaaacccgcccCCTCCTCCCCTGACACtacccagccttccccaggccTGGGGGGGGGCACGGCGCCCCCCGAGGGGCCCCGGGCCCCCCCGTTCCCCCCCGCCGGGGGGCTGCCGCTCTTGGTGGTGGCCAGTCTGGGCGggggggcagcgccggggggGCCGGAGCAGCCGCTGGGCCTGAcccccagccagcacctggtgaCCCCCGAGGGCACCTGTCCcaccgccccgccgcccccggctgCCTTCGACCCCGACTGCTTCCTCAACAGCCCCCGCCGCGGGCAGACCTACGGCTGCGAGGCCGAGGCGCCCCCCGGCgcgccccccccacccccagccgCGGCCCCGAAgctggaggaggatgaggaggaggcggaggaagaggaggagcaggagggcaaAGAGGGCGCGgttccccaggaccccctctgTGAACTCAGTGCCgcccccctgccccagcccccgtTCCCCCTGCCCTTCCCCGAGCTGCTggtgggggacacgggggtccCCCCAAACCTGCGCGAgcccccccacaccccccacctcccctcctcccccacGGGCCCCCCCAGCGACCCCCCTGTGGCCATCACCGATTTCTCCCCGGAGTGGTCGTACCCCGAG ggCGGGGTGAAGGTGCTGATCACGGGCCCGTGGGGCGACCCCGGTGCCTACTCCTGTCTCTTCGACCGCACCTCGGTTCCGGCCGCGCTGGTCCAGCCGGGCGTCCTGCGCTGCTACTGCCCCC CCCACGAGGCCGGAGTGGCCGCCCTGCGCGTGGCCTGTCCCCCCCGGCTGCTCTCGGCCGCGGCCCCGTTCGAGTACCGGGCTCGGGGAGCGGCGCGGGGCCCTCCCGGGGCGCAGCTGGACTGGCTGGCGCTGGACG AGGCCCAGTTCCGTCTGTCCATCCTGGAGCgactggagcagctggagacGCGTCTGGGGGCCCTGCCCCCGCCCGCACCCCTTCCGCCCCCACGGGGGGGCCCCTCCGAGACCCCCCCCGAGCAG GGGCCGGGCTCGTCCTTCGAGGCGCGGGTGGTGGCCATCTGCGAGGCCATGATGGCCCGGCCGGGCTGGTCGGGGACGTcgctggggacatcggggacctCGATGCTGGCGCACGGGGTGACGTTCCGTGGGATGACGCTGCTGCACCTGGCGGCCGCCCAGGGCTACGCCAGCCTGGTGGAGGCTCTTCGGCGCTGGAG ggcgcTGGCGGTTGagagcctggagctggagcaggagatcGACCCCCTCAACGTGGACCATTTCTCCTGCACCCCTCTG ATGTGGGCGTGTGCCCTGGGGCACCGGGAGGCGGCGGAGCGGCTGTGCCGCTGGGACCGGCGGGCGCTGGCCGTCCCCGACACCCTGGGGCGGCTGCCGCTGGCCCTGGCACGTGCCCGCGGCCACCTGGCCCTGGTCGCCCGCCTCGAGGAGCTGCAGATGTCACCCGTGTCCCCACGCTGTCACCTGCCTGGCCTGCGCATCCCTTCCCCGCTCTCTGCCAGCCCCGACACAG ggctgagcacagccagcagcctgTCGTCCCCATCTGGGCTCTCGGAGGGCCCTGGCTCTGTCCCGCTGCCCCCCGGCCCCCCTGGTCCCTGCGAGGAGGACAGCTGGGGGGTGGcagtgccccccagcccccccgaggatgccctggccctgccctctgACACCCTGCAG GCCGAGGTGGTGACACTGGCGCGGCAGATCATCGAGGCGACCCCTGAACGCATCAAGCAGGAGGCACCGGGGGGGCCAccgggggcactgggagcactgggagcagcggGGGGGACCCCGGGGACaacggggacaccggggccaGCAGGGCTTGGTGCTGCCATGGCCTGGCTGGCCACGTACCTAGAGAGCGTTGACCGTCCCCCCGCACCTGCTAACAG AGCGGAGGCGGCCTCacgggggtccccgggggtccCCGAGCGGCCGCCCCCGCCTTCGGCCGCGGGCTGGGCTGAGTTCCTGAACGCCtccgggggggcgcggggcgagGGCGGCGCCGTGGCCCTGCTGACCCTCAGCGACCAGGAGCAGCACGAGCTCTACGAGGCCGCGCGTCTTGTCCAGGGCGCTTTCCGCAAGTACCGG GGCCGCCGGctgaaggagcagcaggagctggctgcCGCCGTCATCCAGCGCTGCTACCGCAAGTACAAGCAG CTGACCTGGATCGCTCTGAAG ttCGCCCTGTTCCAGCGGATGACGCAGGCCGCCATCCTGATCCAGAGCAAGTTCCGGAGCTACGCGGAGCAGAAGCGATTCCAGCGGCGCCGGCGCGCGGCCGTGCTCATCCAGCAGCGCTTCCGCAGCCTCCGCCAGCACCGGTGTGGCCAGGGGCACCGGGGGCCGCTGGGGACGCGGGGTGCCGGCGGCAGAGGGGTCCTCACCCTCCGCTCCGTTCCCCCCAGGAGCACCTTCCTCACCCTCAAGCAGGACCAGGCAGCCCGGAAGATCATGAGGTTCCTGCGGCGCTGCCGCCACCG GATGGAGGAGCTGAAGCAGAACAAGGAGGTGGACAGTTTACAGACGCGGGGCCTGGCCTCGTGA